The Eublepharis macularius isolate TG4126 chromosome 12, MPM_Emac_v1.0, whole genome shotgun sequence genomic sequence CTAGCTGGTAAGCGAGAAGCTATGGAGGACTTGTATTCATTAGGGCAGGATTCCTTTGGTGAGCACTCCCTCTTGACCCCCTCTCCTCAAAACTTGCCTGCTCCGTTACGTCCTCTCTGCCCTTCAATTTCATTTCTCTCCTCTTGCAGCCGCAGCTGCTGCTCGCCCTGCCGAAGACAGCACCCTCCAAACCCTGATGgattttctctctttcctgcaCCTTCGAGGTGAGGACTTTTGCCAGGTTCTGTGGGAAGAGAATAGGGAGAGGGGCTCATGGCCTGAGAAACCGACTTCTGAACTGGGAGGGGTGTAGATTATTAGGGCGTGTTTGCACCAGGACATTTTCACGGCAAGCTGCCCCAATAGTTTGTACGGCCCCATGCATCCTCCCTGTTAGGAATCTGCTTCTTCTTTTGCTGCAAAGTTAGTGCCTCTCAAAATGAGAACTAACTTCCCAGTGATACCCATCACTGGTATAAATGGCaatttgtgtgtgtaaagtgctgtgaaGTTGCAACTGGCGTATGGCAACCCCGTAGGATTTTCAAGACaacagatgagcagaggtggtttgccaacgCCCGCCTCTGCATGgtggccctggacttccttggtggtctcccatctgagtATTACTCAGGACCCGCCCTGCTTGGCTTCAAAGATCTCGTGAGAtcatcaggctagcctgggccatctaggtcgGGGCATCAATGGCAGTTTGGATAAATGTATTGTAGTCGCCTCTGTCTGGGCTGCTGGCCCTCCATTCTTTCGCAATCTTTTATCAGGGCTTTCTTAATTAAAACCTGCCTTTCTGCATGTCCACAAACAATGTGTATTTGGGCTTTCAAATCTCCCCCCAATTCTGGAGTGGGTCACTGCTTGCAAAAAGTGCGTATGCAGACCGCGATTGCATAAGAAAGGAAAGTTTCAGTGGAGCTGCTGTGAGCACGGTATGCGCTTCAGATATGTTAGAGCAAAAGATTCTGGGAGCCAGGGATTCCTATGTGAGGAAATGGGGGTCCTGCTGAGATCCTGACAactcattccttccttcctccccccccccccaacccaattTTCTTTCACAGGCCAAGGAACTGTTTCCCACCTGCCTCTCCCACTGGTGGAAGAATCCATTCAACAGTAGTCTCTCCTATGCGATGACCTCCAGAGCTGCCTGCTAGTGCCACAGCCCCTGCcccatttctctttctctgtcctcCCATCTCCCAATCAACCATGGAATTGTTATTCTGACACAAACCCTTGTCAATATGCTCTGTCGTCTGTGCCACAAACTGGGGCCTCCGTCTTGTCGGACTAGgatcggggagacccaggttcgaatccccaccctgccacgtAAGCATGccgagtgactttgggccagtcacaaatccGGCTAACCCAcctcactggattgttgtgaggacagaatggaggagaagagaacaacgtaagctgctttggggagaaaagtggggtataacagaagtaaataaattaagcaAAGTAAAAAATTCCACAGCAGAGTCTGACCCAAAGTAGGTTGCACCATGCCAATGTGGTGTAGCCGTTAGCGTCAGAACAGGATttgggagagccgggttcgatttcgccctttgccatggaagctcgctggatgatCTGGGGACAGCTCTTTCAAAGAGAGGTTGTTgttagggtaaaatggaggaatggagaatgatGGTGTAAGTCGCTTTAAGTCCCAAATATCTAAATAGATACCCAGCTACAGTGAACAATTAAGCAGTGGGTCCTATATTACATGCTTGAGCTGAAGGTGGATCCCTGGTTGCAGACAAGAGTCGCAGGGTGCCTAGCTTAGCTAAAGAGCAGCTCACTCCCAGGAGCAGCCTTCCCTTGCCTCTGGCGCTCTCTCGTCTTGGTCCCTTGTAATTCTTCCTCCTGCACCTGGGCCCATtccacactacatacctgcttccagaacatcgcgaaatgCAGCGCAAAAACCATGACATCgggcaaaactctcacgagaagacgctatcttccgcattttttgcgctgcGTTTCAAGATGccctggaagcaggtatgtagtgtgaaaggGGCCCTGTACATTCCTGCACCCTATTCAAAAGATACGTTTATTCCTGCCATTTCTGTTCCTTTCTAGGCATGTATCTACCCTACCACCATTGTCCCTGGCTTTTTCTTGGGAGCGCATAAACTTGAACATGAGCCCTTTTGCCAACTCATACACTCCTTTCTCCTATTAGATACCCTTCTGTACGCATCCATTTGTCTGCTTGtagcccacccttcctccaaggtgctCAAAGGCAGtgtaccctaaccctaacctccattttatcttgacAACAAgcttgtggggtaggttaggctctCAAATGACGGGCAAATGACCGAGGCCGCCAATCGCTGTGCACGGCGCGGCCGCTGGAAGCTGGTTGGTCCGGAGACATCTCATCTCACAGGTCAACGTGCGCCGCTTAGAGCTGATATGGCCTCCAGAAACCTCCCGGACCCCAGAACTTCAAAGCGGCCGCAACGCTGCAACAGTCTCCGCAACAGTCGCGGTAGCCCAGGCGGAAAGACCGGGCAGTGTATTTCCCCCAGTCTGGGGGAACTGAATATCTTTTCCGACCCTGTGTTTCAGCTACCCCGTGTATAAATTACAAACTACAAACAAATTCCCCTTATTATAATTATAAACCACAAACAAATTCCCAAATTATAAATGGGATGAACGTGAGCAGAAGCCAGAACATCAGCAAGCCGACGAAGGACAGTCGGGAACCCCCCCCCTACTTTGCAGGCCTAAATAGCAGaacaccctggggggggggctcaaccaCGGTGGCACCTCTGACACGACCCACAAAATTCAGCCAGTAGAAGGCCCACGGAAGAGGGCATCGCATCAAGGGAGGCCACGGCCTGCGTCACCCATTCACTGTCGCAAGGCACGGGCAATAGCGCCATCTGGCAGTCAGTGAAATGTATACAACCGCTGGATTGGAAAAAGAGCCGCTCAGTGCGGGCAACTCGCTGGTCGTGAAGAGGGACATGTGCAGAcgcggacacacacacacaggttcggCAGGGGCAGGACACATGCAAAAACCCGGGAACGGGCACAGGCGGGCCGAAACAGACAGCAACGCTGGCACTCACACAACCACGTGTAATTCTTAACGTCTGTTTCAGCTCTGAGAGACAGAAACTGGGTCAGGGTCATCCAATGCCttcagtgggaatttgaacttgggtctcccttgTTGTCCTCTGACTATGGCGCCATACCATCATACTTGCCATGGAAGTCTCCTCCTGTGCACAATCATGGTTCTTGCATGCTTGTCTGGAGCTGCTTGCCTAGATCAACACTTGCatacaaaaaaataaatacacaggggccttcagcagctcccacctcccttctgcaaggACATTTTCCTTTTATAAACCAGCCAATTTCACCCTGCTTGTGGGAACAGAGAGACTGGAATTTGGGCCTGGGTTTTGTGCACTTTCAAGTGAGGGAGGCTCTGTAAAAGGATTAGCtgaataaatctctctcttctaAATTGCTTTTCTCCAGTGTTGATGTGTTTGGGGATTGCGGCTGCAGGAAGAGTGGGGTTAAGTCGGGCTAGGTTGAACCCGCAGCAAGAGATTGTGGATTCTCTGACAGGAATGGGCTGGGGTTAAGGttgccctccctcctgctcctgtCTCTCTAATGGGAGGTTTGATGCAGAGAAATCAGCAGGCAAACACTGCAGTGGCCACCTCTTAACTGAAGGCTGGGTTACCTTCCCCGCACAGGAAAGCATAATGCATTGGGAATTTTTCAGTTTAGAGGAAGATGACAGATGGAAGGGGGCAGGACATAGAGGTGGGTTGCatgatgcatggggtggagaaagtggatagagagaacatattctcctgctgccagaatGCTGGGACTTGGGggtacccaatgaagttgattcGGGGCAGGCAGAGGAAAACACTTCTTCATACCTTGGATAATGAACTTGTGGAACCCTCTGCTGCAGGATGtagtttagatggctttaaaatcgATGAAGTCATGGAGGACAGGGTCCACTACGGGCTGTCATGATGgcagaatggaacctccatgttcagagggaCTGTACCTCTGAATACCCATATGACTGGAGGTGCAACGGGGGGGAGAGCTGTTGTCTTCAAACCTTGCTTTTAGTCCAGACAAAGATATCTGGTTGGACTAGATCAATCCTTAGTATAGAGTTTCCAGTTCTGGCTTGGGACATTCTTGGTGGTTTAGGAGTAGTtttgggggagggcagagtttgggggagggggctcagcagagAGCTGATGCTGGAGAGTCGTTCCCCCCATCCCAAAGTttccatttcctcctggggagcTGATTTTTacagtatggagatcagttgtaattatggggACGCTTCAGGCCCCACCCTGAAGTTGGTAACCTTACATTGCTATGATCCACCAGGGGCTACTCTAATTCTAATTCCTGCAGATAAAAGCTCTGATAAAGGGAGAGCCCCAAGAGccagctgacaaccctagttctGAAGGGAGGGGTTTACAAAATTATGTGTGAAAGCAGAACTGTTAGGAGGAACAAGGGGGAAACAAACTTGAGGTCACCATATGTTTCTTTGAACCCCAGAAAATCGTTAAATATCTAGGCACTCTGTGCCCATACAGTTGCTGACCTGTGAACTGTGACTCCTGTTTTCAAACACGCTGGAACCTGCTATCTGAAAAACTAGTTCATGTTGCTTGATGATTTGTTGGCCCCAGTTTTAGTTCTCATGATTTCTGCATCCACAGATCAAGATCCCGCCCCCTTCCTCCGGTTTCCAGAAAAGAGGTGTGGCTTAGCAGTAGATCACATTTCCTGCATTTATAAGGTTCTGGGTTCAATTGCTAGCATCTGTAGGCTCCCCAGTTGCAGGTGCTAGAAAGTCTCTTCCCTGCCTCAGTCCTCAGGAAGGAGGAGCAGCTGACAATGGCAGCAAGCATCGGAGGAACACAATTGAatggatgtccccccccccacttgctgcTGCCAGAGAGGGGGTGCAGTTTCATTCCCTTGTCTGGAAGCAGCCCAAATTACACATCTAGCGGCCAGTCGTAGATCGTGAGCGTTGTGTAGATTGGCCACTAATAACTTGTCCTTTGGCCACTTATTATTTCTCTTTCACGCTTCCCCTTGTTTTGTTTCCAATACCGCTTTCTTTcagtcctgcccatccccttctgcATCTCTGCTCTTTCCCCAATAAAACACAACAATTGGATTTGCATTGGTTCCATATTGGTTCTGAAtgaggaaaatgaaaccgaaCAACAAGCCTTATTTTATTAGTACAGAAGAAGAAAATAGCCCAAAGGGGCCTGTAAGAAACATGCGCTGCAAAGATAGACAAGACTCTCTCTGCCCTGTAAGTTTCCTGCTCGCTTAAATTGGGACAAAGAACGCACTACAGTATGTATGGGTCCCTTCGGTGTCCACCCACGAGGGTGGTCCCAGTTTCTTATGCATGACTCCTCCAACCACAAATATTGCTCATACTTAAAAAGCACAGAACCCCACAGTAAGTTTTGGACCTCTCAAAATCATACACCCGATTCTGGGGATGCTGTTTATGTAAGCAGTAAAGAACATTcaggttacagtccagagagGGACACAATAGAGTAGGAGGGATAGAAGGGCCAGGGCTTGTGCATCACTCTTTTCTAGTCCTGCTGACATCCTTTCGACATGTAGACTGGTATTCTCAGGACCTCCTTCTTGcaccttcctctcttcctccttttttccATCTTGCAGCGATGAGGTCTGAACATCCATCCCACCTCTCTCAGCATGTAGACTAGATTGTTAATCAGAATCTCTACTCCTTTCTTATCCTCAGTGGAGTTTCATAAATAAAGGACTCATATTTCTTTTCAAAAGCTTAAAGCAGGCTCCATGTGGAAGTTTGTTCCTTTGCATACACTCTGCACTCATGTACACACACTCTGCTGCAACCACTGTGCTGCTTTACAACAGCCTACAAGGTGACACAAATCCCTTTCATATGGGCTCTTTGGATTCTGAAAGCAAACGCATTTGTATAAAGGTTTCACAAACCCTAAGCACaaagcacaacaacaacaacaacaacacccaacAGATCAAAATAGATTTTAGAAAACTTAGATTAAGGTTTCATTAACTGCAAGGAGATGGCATTTTATCCTTAAGGTGTGTGTGAAACCTTATGAAAAATCCATTTGCCTTCAGAAGTCAAGGTGGATTAAAGAGCCCATATGAAATATATACTGGTGCCCACAGGAGAAATCAAGTTTAAGAAAATGGAGCCAGCTGCACCCCAAAGTAAGCTCTGGATCACCCCAAACCATACACCCACAGATTTTGGGGACACTCCCCTGCAACATGATGCCCAGTCCAGATCCTGATTTCTTCATCTTGATTTATCTTGGGAGTACCTCCCTTCCCAGCAGCAATAATTAACTCTAAAATCATACATCGGACCAGGCACCAGTATCTGCCACCTTTCAGGGGACAGTCCCCACAATTGGAGGATGCACTATTTGAGGTGGTCAAAAGCTCCCTGTGGGTCTCAGAGCTTTTCAAGTGCCAACCATATTTGTGGTTTTGCAGATAGGGAGCTGGGACTTAGCTTCAGCCTTGTTGTTCACCCCCGGGGGCTGTCAACCAGATTGGTGGTAGTTCTGTGCTAAAATTTAATTCCCAGACATGTGGGGGCCCAATTCAGTTTGGGAGCATGACAGGTAGGGGTTAAGCCTGTTTCCCAACTTGAAAGGGCCCTCCTGTTCTGCTATTGGGAACTTACATGTGCTGATGGATTAAAAGCAAGTTTCCCCAATGGGACCTATAGCAGTTCCCCAAGACAGTTTCAGGTTGGAAACCAGGCGGGAGTTTAAGGCACCAGGGTTCTGATCTGAAATCAGAGTTCCCAGGTGCATGGGAATTCAGTTTTAACCCAGAACAGGCATGTTGCACATGCCTGGGCAACAGGATTTGGGATGGACCTGTGAACAATTTATTACTTATTGTGTAGTCAGGCCCTCTAGAGGTCTCCCACAACCCTGGTCAGTAAACCCTAGAAATTTGGGATTCTCTCCCCCTTACTGAAACCAAATAACAGCTACTGTTTCAAGAAGTCTTTCCTGATGCTACTCCAGTAAAAAGTCCAGCTGTTTCCCCACTCTTAACACATTTTAAGGGACAATGGTTCTTTTGCTCAAGGATTGTATTGCAATAGATTTTCTCCATTTCATTGCCTGCTACTTTGCAACGGTCTGCAGTTCTGCTTTAAAACACCTCTTTCACTTAAAATTTGCCAGAACATTGAACCTGCTGGATTTTCTGCATCCCATCAGAAACTAAATTTAAGAGGGGCTCTGTTTTCAGCTGTTCAGCGGGTCTGCCCACTGCAGATAAACAGCAAAGGGCTGTTTATCTCTTGGTTTAGAACATTTAATCCTACCTCTCTGCCAAGAATATTTGGGCAGTGTACACAGTCCTTCCTCTTAactatatcctcacaacaaccctttgaggttaGAACCtctacactatactggctctcTATCTCCAAGGCTGTTCCCACATGGATATTTTGTTCTACATTAGCTTCCTTACTGCAGCATGGTTTTGGGGAGAATCTATGTGATGGCATCCTTTATTTGCCTTGCTTCTGTTCTACCCCCTCCATTTCTCTGTGATCTTAGTATACACTTTTTGGAAGAGCTGGATGCCTTTTTCTAGGCTTAAAAAAAAGCAGGAATTTCTAGGTCACTAGAGCATCACCACATTATAACTATCTATTGTCATGATCCACTTGttcccatctttcattttttaaaaaaaagcagtctctagctgcacatttccccttataattGTGCAATGAAAATGGCTAGAGATGTACTCTTAAAAATGAATGTTGAGAACTCATACGTTatggcaatagatcattataatgCTATTGATTTTCAATAattcccaatttttaaaataaaaaccctctgttgcacacatgcacacatacatgtGTGTGGTGGGTATGCTAAGGTGTAGCAGCCTTGGTTTCCCAGTATGAATAGCAAAAGAGACCCAAGCAAAGCTTCTTTTAGGTTGTACTTTCATTTTCTCCAGTCTGGCTTGTGCAATGTAGCAAATACCAGAACATGGAGAAGGCTTCCCCTCAGTCTCTTCTGCTGATCTCTTGGGGAAAGAGCCCTGTACATGTCTTCGCTGGGGAGAAGGTAATTGAGTGCATAATTGCATGTGTGGACAGAGGCTATGGCAGGGATGGAAAGCCTTTGAAAGGGAAATGGAAGCTAAGGGGGCTGAggccttgtagggttgccaacttccagatggggcctggaaattTCCCAAAATTACAGGTccccaaattacaactgctctccagatgatggagatcagttcccctgaagaaaatggctgtttcaaaggtggactctatgggcattataccccactaaggtcaCTTTCCAGGCTGTACCTCCAAATAtcaagaaatttcccaacc encodes the following:
- the LOC129338294 gene encoding galanin peptides-like, with protein sequence MWHSRSMLCLSLLLCGLLGECFGIALVPKDKRGWTLNSAGYLLGPPDAHQTLTDKGGLAGKREAMEDLYSLGQDSFAAAAARPAEDSTLQTLMDFLSFLHLRGQGTVSHLPLPLVEESIQQ